A window from Rhea pennata isolate bPtePen1 chromosome 1, bPtePen1.pri, whole genome shotgun sequence encodes these proteins:
- the SLC5A7 gene encoding high affinity choline transporter 1, with protein sequence MPFHVEGLVAIVVFYLAILAVGIWAAWKTKNTGSEGDRSEAIIVGGRDIGLLVGGFTMTATWVGGGYINGTAEAVYVPGYGLAWAQAPIGYSLSLIVGGLFFAKPMRSKGYVTMLDPFQQLYGKRMGGLLFIPALMGEMFWAAAIFSALGATISVIVDININISVIISALIATMYTLVGGLYSVAYTDVVQLFCIFLGLWISVPFAMSHPAVTDIRLTAVHQVYQAPWLGSINSLDIYTWLDNFLLLTLGGIPWQAYFQRVLSSSSATYAQVLSFLAAFGCLVMALPAILIGAIGASTAWNETQYGLPDPMTKKEADMILPIVLQYLCPVYISFFGLGAVSAAVMSSADSSILSASSMFARNIYQLSFRQNASDREIVWVMRITVFLFGASATAMALLASSVYGLWYLSSDLVYIIIFPQLLCVLFIKGTNTYGAIAGYLFGLVLRITGGEPYLYLQPLIYYPGCYPDENNIYVQRFPFKTLAMLTSFFTNIIVSYLAKYLFESGTLPPKLDFLDAVVARYSREHMDKATLVKSDNIVLNELAPVNPRHSLTLSSTFTNKEAFSYVDSSPELSNTEDN encoded by the exons ATGCCTTTTCATGTGGAGGGGCTGGTGGCCATAGTTGTATTCTACCTTGCTATCCTGGCAGTTGGGATATGGGCTGCTTGGAAAACCAAGAATACTGGCAGCGAAGGAGATCGCAGCGAAGCTATTATAGTCGGTGGAAGAGACATTGGCTTGCTAGTTGGAGGATTTACAATGACTG CCACTTGGGTTGGAGGAGGTTACATCAATGGGACAGCAGAAGCTGTGTATGTCCCAGGCTACGGTCTGGCTTGGGCTCAGGCACCTATCGGATATTCCCTTAGTCTGATCGTAG GTGGTCTGTTTTTCGCAAAACCCATGCGATCCAAAGGCTATGTAACAATGCTAGACCCTTTTCAGCAGCTTTATGGAAAAAGAATGGGAGGGCTACTCTTCATTCCAGCTTTAATGGGAGAAATGTTTTGGGCTGCTGCCATCTTCTCTGCCTTAG GTGCCACTATAAGTGTGATCGTTGACATTAATATCAATATTTCAGTCATTATTTCTGCCCTGATTGCAACTATGTACACTCTTGTGGGTGGGCTTTATTCTGTGGCCTACACGGATGTAGTCCAGCTCTTCTGCATCTTCCTGGGGCTG TGGATCAGCGTACCTTTTGCTATGTCACATCCTGCAGTGACAGACATCAGACTCACGGCTGTGCACCAGGTGTATCAAGCACCTTGGCTTGGATCTATTAATTCACTTGACATTTACACATGGCTGGACAATTTCCTTTTGTTG ACATTAGGAGGAATCCCATGGCAAGCATATTTTCAGCGAgttctttcttcatcttctgcCACGTATGCTCAAGTTCTGTCATTTTTGGCTGCTTTCGGTTGCCTTGTGATGGCTCTTCCTGCAATACTCATTGGTGCTATTGGAGCATCCACAg CTTGGAACGAGACTCAGTATGGTCTTCCTGACCCCATGACTAAAAAGGAAGCAGATATGATTTTACCGATTGTGCTTCAATATCTTTGTCCAGTCTATATCTCTTTCTTTGGCCTGGGTGCTGTATCTGCTGCCGTAATGTCTTCAGCCGATTCTTCCATTTTATCAGCAAGTTCTATGTTTGCTCGGAACATTTACCAGCTTTCTTTTCGGCAAAAT GCCTCAGACAGGGAAATCGTGTGGGTCATGAGaatcactgtttttctgttcGGAGCATCAGCAACAGCAATGGCATTACTAGCTTCATCTGTGTATGGCCTGTGGTACCTCAGCTCTGATCTCGTTTATATCATCATATTCCCTCAGCTCCTGTGTGTGTTATTTATTAAAGGAACCAACACTTATGGTGCCATTGCAGGATATTTATTTGGCCTTGTTCTCAGAATAACTGGAGGGGAACCATATCTGTACCTTCAGCCTTTGATCTACTATCCTGGCTGCTATCCAGATGAAAATAATATCTATGTCCAGCGATTCCCGTTTAAAACACTTGCTATGCTTACCTCCTTCTTTACTAACATTATAGTCTCCTACTTAGCAAAATACCTATTTGAAAGTGGGACTTTGCCACCAAAACTGGACTTCCTTGATGCTGTTGTTGCAAGGTACAGTAGAGAACACATGGACAAAGCAACTCTTGTAAAAAGTGACAATATTGTGCTAAATGAACTTGCACCTGTGAATCCACGGCACAGTCTAACTTTGAGCTCAACTTTCACAAATAAGGAAGCCTTCAGTTACGTTGATTCGAGTCCAGAACTGTCCAACACTGAAGATAATTGA